The nucleotide sequence gcaatttataaaaatttaaatatttatttgttttttgttgcataatattattattaaaaaacaaacccgatgttataaaaatgtgaagTATTTCAGATATAGTTATTACACAATGGTTTAAATATCTAATTAATGACTGTGAATTTTTATgggaagaaaaaaattcattatctttattttttttttcaatataatataaaacatttttctgaaatgtaaatattaaGTATggattattaaaaaaataaaataacgaattaattattttatcagAATACATATTATCAATTGCTTCATcattgtatattatttccacAAAAGAGTTTTTATCAGATTTATTATTAGGGGTTTGatttgatataaaaaagttatttaattttttatttaaataatcttcttgattatcattttcgtttttttttaataaatcttTTTCTcccatattattatcattatacCCACCATTAGTTTGTCTTTCtcttttttcaatatcatatcgtatattattatttccaaaaaataattgattaatactaatattattacccactttatcattattaccAAATTGAGCATTAACATTGGTTTTATTTGGAGacaaagaaatattatcctgttcatatttattattaaaattgttaactgctgtaaatataaacatactTGTAGAATTGTCGAATATGTTTCTAATTAGAtaatcattaatatatgtatattggaaaaaattacaaaaaatttttataacttcATTATCCATtaatttatacatttttaaccttttaaatataaaaaaataacttattattttgttttttctttcttcaAACCCTTTAAAAAGAAACGAATACGAATTTTCATTTGATCTATAGcttaaatcaaaatatatattttttaaaaaatataataagcataataaatttataaaatattcaaaagtTTCATAAAAATCTTCATCATTTATAACAGTATCTGGCATTTCATCTACACTTTCAATGTATgatttatcatataaatcTAATATATCAAAACTAAATTCGCATTTTTCTAAATCGTCTAAATTTATATCGtcaaataaatttgtgTTTAAAAATGAACTGGGAGTTTTAAAACATggaaattcatttttttcaacattTTCTTTTAGTTTCCCgtttttaatatcatcCAAATTTTTACTAAAGTTATCATACTCTtctattgttttatttaattgcACTTCAAGTTTTTCTTGTGATATATCTACTATGTTCACCTCTGTAGTTTCATCTTTAAAGTagttctttattttttcaattaaatcatttttatttcttttgtCATAAACCACATAAATTTTTCTATCAGATAAAAATAGCAGGaaaatatggaaatatatatattacatgaaattaaaataaatgttcTACGATatgcaatatatttatcattagATGAACAAAAATAGACATAAATTAAACAGGCAATgttgaagaaaatgatgtAAATTTAACGATATATTtgatttcctttttttaatttatattatattttattccatttatttttttcacataCTTCATCTGGCGAACCATCTCATTAAAAGAATCTTGCGCATTTTCATAATCACTTTCCTCTATAGACTGATAAAATTGATGGAATAACATCAATATATCCTTATCTAAATTAAACAGCGAAAAATAAGCCAttgtatatgtatatatatatgcacacataaaaataacacaTATAACAATTAGGAAATGCAtggaaaaacaaaaaaaagtgtcactgtttttattttcttcttcttcattttcattaccTCCATATTCTTTTAACTCCCTCTCTAAAATGCCCACAAGTTTTCccttttccatttttatacGTTTCTTTATCCTTTGAACAAGTTTTATCCAACTCTTCGTTCTTTTCTCTGCgttcaatatatttttattttattaaagtatattttttagtgTGTTCATGAGGATTTGTGGCGAAAAAAAGTGATGGGTAAAtggtaaaaatatatatttatggttaagcataaatatataacgagaataatatataatataaaaatggatatgTATATATCTATTTATGCATGTATTTAGTAATACACATGCAGATTTGCGTCTGCATTATATGCATCAACTTAAAAGTTAGCATATTGAagattttttgttttttgttACTTTATTTAAGTTCACATAATCAAAGCATATGCAAATATTAGCATTTAACAATTtcataaacatatataaaataatgaaaaatattaaaaaataataatataaataaatatatatatatataataaaatgataaataattatgttttgtcaatataaataatcatTAAGTAGATTGATGGAATTAATTGGCCATATAAAGAATAcgaatacaaaaaaaatgcatacaTTTTAcggataaaaaaatatatgcaaattcatatataacgAATAATCGTATTTTCAGTGCTTAAATGGTTATTGttcttttttcaataataaaattttttgctaaatgataataaatatttatgtatgcAATAGTGTGACATTTCTCCCCCATGTTTTGTGAATTTTACCATATATAGTAAGTAGccatttcaaaaaattcataaaaatatatatatatatcatattttaaaaaatggatattGTGCAAATGtgtatcatttattttattattattttttatttattttttgcaaGTATGCTAAAATAAGTTTATAAAGGGGAATTTTAtgagaaatataaaattacaaaaatacGCAAAACATCTCTTTtgtcttaaaaaaaaaaaataatcctTAAGGATGTATTATGAGTAAAAGTTTGCTTCTTAAATTTTGAATAGATATTGACTTCttcaattaaaaataatattttcacgTTACAGacaaaaaaagtaaataaaaaatattatgtatacatataattatataacaaaaatataaactatAAAATAGCGAATGATattgtaataaaataaatgtcgAATGAACGCCAACATGAAACAAAATtggataatataaaaaggtAAATAAATTGGGAGGCACAGTATGATCAAATATAATCATACTTGCTTTATCCCAGGAATACCATTCTTCAAataaacacaaaaaaatgcaaaaaaagtgataataataataatggtgATAACGAAAATACTGCGCATCAtccatatttatacatacgAATATGTGCGTATATGAGTTTAAAAACCTGATATATCTTGGTTATAAAAGTcgatcatttttttattcatttccatattatttgttatataCTGAGGATAGTTATATTttgcatataatttataatattgtatatttttaatatttttttcttgttGATCCTTTAAAGGAACAAACTTAAGAGGAGGTGTATAACCTAGTTGAAGCTTCCGAgctaataattttcttaaaataaaagcaaCTTTATCTAATTTTTCTTGTATCATTTCATGAGTAACATCTTTGtttaataatgaataaaCGATTTTACAAAGGGATCTATTTGATTTCATTTCAAGATGATGTATAGAAATGTGTAACCcttttaacaaataaaatttaaaatatgaattattacaatttaataattgttCTAAATGAGTATGTAAAAGTTTTTCTACTCTGATTTTTCGTCTGTTAACATGATATTTTATTGGGTCTAATATATGACGAGCTACGTTTggtattttttctttaataatttttgaattttctaatttttcttttcttatTTTCATACGTATTCGTGAGACAATTTCATCATACTTATTTTGTTcgcatattttttgaattttatgGCCAAACATCCCATCATCTTCATAATATggtttaatattttctttaaaaagaaattcattttcttgGCCTATTCCATTTAAATATCCTTCTTTTTGTTGTTTTTTTGcttctttttcttcatctTTACTTAGTTTTAAAGAATTTATGATTGATTTTGCCTCTTTAACAGGATTAAGTATATTGCTCATTTTGAACCACCTTATTTTTCTATCTAcatcacattttttaagatACAACTTATTCACATATTCATATTCATCATGTGTTAAATCTTGATACAAACTTTTCCCTTTTAAACTTTCataatcaaaaatataattatcttttttattattttcaatttcaaaattatagtTTTCTTCCTCAACTTTGGAAATATCTGAGTTCTCtgctttttcattttttcccAACACATTATTATCACATCTATTAAAGTGAAAatcatcatttatttcGTTATCATTTCCACAATCTTCTCtcctttttaattttcccAATTTTTTGCTCATATAGTTGTTATCATATTTGGgattttttacattatcGTTATTCCTCGACTCGGCAAACGAAGACCCATTTTTGTATGGctcatttatttcttcaacTTTATTAAtcttcatattattatgcaACGCTTTTTGTAACATCAAATTGTCTAGGTTCTTTGAAtaatcattttctttatatgtcaaaatttttaatgatggattgaatattttattaatttcttttaattgaTCTTCTTCAATTGAATTTTTGCCGCCTTGTTTaagtaaatatttttcagtTTGTTCATTTATTTCGCTATTTTCAGGTATACTGTTTTTTATTCCTACAATATCAGAAATATCTTCttcaattttaaaattttctatatcttttaaaaaattatcattatcctcgtttaaatattcctttttcaaattattaatcGACCAATACAAATGTTTAGTTTCCAAatcatcatatttttcattttttgttctttttCGAAATGtgctaaaaaaaaaatcttttctttttgtaAGATTTAAAACTAACCTTTCGACTTCCAAAAGTCTCATTTTAGCATAATACAATCAcaagaagaaaatgataataacaTTTTCTTTCTactaattaatataaaatcaaaTTGACTAGAAATATAGGAatgtatattcataaatatatgacaTAGCTATATGTATAAGTgacattttcatatataccCACATACAGATATGTATCTAttgcatattttatgttaaaACTACGTAAGCAAAAACGTAagatatttttcaaatttctACAGACGTTTTATATCGCCAGCTTTTGGTACTACGTAAAtgatatgtatttttttcttatttaattattcttAATAAGTATATGAATTTATAGAAATACTGACacatatcatatatttatgtaaattAGTACGATTACCTTTATGTGCTTagcatttatatataaggtatatatattcgctaatatacaaaaaatttcgatattattaatacgcttgatataaaaaattgtactAAACTAggtttataaaatattattttagtggcaaaagaaaatataatgcaaccattcattaaaaataaatacatttttatgcGTCAACGGATACAAATGTATAAGTTCATATATGCGTAGAAATGAAATGGGCATTAAACTTTTAGTAACTtatgaattttatatttatatatttttttcttaatttataaataataatttcataaagataaaaatgtaaattatagtaaataaatcaatcatatatacatacacatatataatactatGGTTATATTAAGAACACTCTGGTATGGCATCTATGAGGTATGTTGTAATTAtccataaaaaatgaagaaatagCAGAGGAAACATCCATATAGTTTTCATTTatcaattattttcatatatgcttaaaatttaagtacattattttattaaaaatccaaaatttgtatagaaaatatttcgATTAACTAtctattaaaatttaagggtttaaattttcttaGAACtgtgtttttatatattaaaaaaatgtatcaAATTAAATTACCAATagctttttatatttttttacactatatgcataaatacgcatattgtataaaaaataaataataaaatagctTACAAAAGGTTAAGCAAAAATTTGTTCATTTGTCTATCAACCACAAACACTAATATGTAAATTCGTAATAACGTAAACATTATAAAGGGTATAATCATAGCTAATATagtaatagtaataaaataataataaatgattgCATAAATAACTACACAGAGGATATGCTACACCCctataaaatacaaataagcATGTGTGTACATCTGTATGTATATCACTACTGACATTTTTAGTTAGAATATTTGAAATAGAACTATTCAAACATATATCATATGGGGTAataatgttattattagagtttgataaaatttgtACACACAATTACATAAAAGTTTGACACTGAAAAGCATCCAAAGCATCAAGAAAAATACATAAGCTAAATTTTAAAGATGATACCCGATATTTGTGAATcatgtatatacatttacACATATCCGGCATTTAAAACATGAAGCATTACATATATctaatatatgcatatatatcaattatCAAAGGGAATAGAAAAAAGTCATGCACATTTTGCATCGAcaaaatacatatttttactaccataaaaaattctctatttcaaaaaataaattatcaaTTTATGGCACCCTTTTATAGTTTAATCATTTTGCATTACTGCAGGTTTCACCTagctttatttttcttagGTTCCATAATACTTTAATATGGCTTTCGAGATCTTTCTCAATTGCGTcaatttctttatatttcatatttttcatatatgaattattatttaacatTTCCACTTTTTggttattaaaaatacttttaaatttattaatatcaatgtctgtaaaattaatttgttcTTGTTGTTTATAATGTATTGTATCGTTAGTTATTTTATGCATGTCTTCcgttttttcattatttatattattgaataatatatcattattttgcgttttaaaatcataattaacattatcaaaattatttgatgaTGAGTTTTCCACACCGTTACTAAAGCTGTAATTCTCTTCACATGTACGTTGGCTGTAATTATCAATACTAGGACTGTTATTCTTGAtagaattaaaatttttatatatatcatatatggTATTAGTTCTATAAAGTACATcgttacatatatttttatatccaGTTTGTCCCtgatttaatatatcaCCATCATTATTGCCACTGTCACAATTACTATTgctattattactattattgcATTCTTTCcaaaaaaattgatttATTCCCTTTTCGTCATTGCAATTTTGGTCATCTTCGAAagtatgaaaaaaaaaattagtgtggttaaataatttatccTGCTCGATTTCCTTAaagttttttatatttttattattattgatatagataaaacgtctattattttttgtcaAACTATTATGGTCATTATTAGAACACATATAGGTCATATTATAAGAATTTTCATCAGCAAAATATTCTATATTATCAGCTTTATGTATACCGTTTCTATAACTACATCCACTATTGTTACTACTAGTACTATTACTATTGATAGTACTTGTAAAATTCATTTCATCGGACCCTATTGTACCATGATTTATTTCAATTGCATTATCAATAATT is from Plasmodium berghei ANKA genome assembly, chromosome: 14 and encodes:
- a CDS encoding ribosome-binding factor A, putative yields the protein MRLLEVERLVLNLTKRKDFFFSTFRKRTKNEKYDDLETKHLYWSINNLKKEYLNEDNDNFLKDIENFKIEEDISDIVGIKNSIPENSEINEQTEKYLLKQGGKNSIEEDQLKEINKIFNPSLKILTYKENDYSKNLDNLMLQKALHNNMKINKVEEINEPYKNGSSFAESRNNDNVKNPKYDNNYMSKKLGKLKRREDCGNDNEINDDFHFNRCDNNVLGKNEKAENSDISKVEEENYNFEIENNKKDNYIFDYESLKGKSLYQDLTHDEYEYVNKLYLKKCDVDRKIRWFKMSNILNPVKEAKSIINSLKLSKDEEKEAKKQQKEGYLNGIGQENEFLFKENIKPYYEDDGMFGHKIQKICEQNKYDEIVSRIRMKIRKEKLENSKIIKEKIPNVARHILDPIKYHVNRRKIRVEKLLHTHLEQLLNCNNSYFKFYLLKGLHISIHHLEMKSNRSLCKIVYSLLNKDVTHEMIQEKLDKVAFILRKLLARKLQLGYTPPLKFVPLKDQQEKNIKNIQYYKLYAKYNYPQYITNNMEMNKKMIDFYNQDISGF